One region of Monomorium pharaonis isolate MP-MQ-018 chromosome 11, ASM1337386v2, whole genome shotgun sequence genomic DNA includes:
- the LOC105838491 gene encoding galactose mutarotase yields the protein MVTYDCNCNVAITEGIFGEYYAESAKDKIRRYDGEEYYEDAESNKGLQPIPVKSYTMINKNRLEIVVISWGATIVSIKYPDKFGRIADVVLGFDDLKSYTNPEINPFIGCILGRCANRIRDGSIVIQGQTYQLTKNDLGKHGKHHLHGGTRGFGRRLWESHIDGCSIVMTYMSEDGEEGYPGAVLSTVRFRLTPDNKLEIGIRATTTSSTIVNISHGSLFNLAGHDAGKKELLKHKISLNCDRWTFAEYTDPVPTGAIRGVGGTIMDLRVPKFLENCIEKVPLGEGYDHNFCITPSWHGGNVYVARAVHLKSGRALEVYSNQPGVQFYTGGRLRGTFETGNDTVAHDNNPDSEEVFEENEKEKVTDKTEQYTISERESPEFILGKQGARYSKHCAFSIQPQNYPNAINYSHFPCSILRPGEIYSHDLIYKFGIQLANFM from the exons ATGGTTACCTACGATTGCAATTGCAATGTTGCAATTACGGAGGGAATATTTGGAGAATATTATGCCG AATCTGCGAAGGACAAAATACGCCGCTACGACGGTGAAGAATACTATGAGGATGCTGAAAGTAATAAAGGACTTCAGCCGATACCAGTCAAGTCATACACAATGATAAATAAGAATCGCTTGGAGATTGTGGTCATTTCCTGGGGTGCCACgattgtttctataaagtatCCCGATAAGTTTGGACGTATCGCGGATGTTGTGCTCGGTTTCGATGATTTGAAGA GTTATACGAATCCCGAAATTAATCCGTTTATAGGATGCATATTGGGCAGATGCGCGAACCGCATAAGAGACGGCAGTATTGTTATTCAAGGCCAAACTTATCAGCTAACGAAAAACGATCTTGGCAAACATGGCAAACATCATTTGCACGGAGGT ACGAGGGGCTTCGGCCGGCGATTGTGGGAATCGCATATCGACGGCTGCTCAATCGTTATGACGTATATGAGCGAAGATGGCGAAGAGGGATATCCTGGTGCGGTATTGAGCACAGTGAGATTTAGGTTGACGCCTGACAATAAGCTGGAAATAGGTATCCGGGCGACAACGACCAGTTCCACTATAGTAAACATCTCGCACGGTTCTTTGTTCAATCTCGCTGGACAC GACGCCGGTAAGAAGGAACTGTTGAAGCACAAGATCTCGTTGAACTGCGATCGCTGGACCTTCGCAGAATACACGGATCCGGTACCAACCGGCGCCATCCGAGGAGTCGGAGGAACCATCATGGATCTGCGTGTACCAAAGTTTCTGGAAAACTGTATCGAGAAG GTACCTCTGGGAGAGGGATACGATCACAACTTCTGCATCACGCCGAGTTGGCACGGAGGTAACGTGTACGTCGCTCGAGCGGTTCATCTCAAAAGCGGTCG CGCCTTAGAAGTTTATTCGAACCAACCTGGCGTACAGTTTTACACGGGTGGTCGTCTACGCGGTACTTTCGAG acTGGTAATGATACTGTTGCACACGACAACAACCCGGATAGTGAAGAGGTGTTTGAagaaaatgagaaagaaaaggTGACTGATAAAACAGAACAATATACGATATCAGAGCGCGAATCGCCGGAATTTATTTTGGGGAAGCAAGGCGCTCGCTATTCGAAGCATTGTGCTTTCAGTATTCAACCGCAAAACTATCCAAATGCCATTAATTAC tcGCACTTTCCCTGTTCTATTCTACGACCCGGGGAGATCTATTCTcacgatttaatttataaatttggcaTCCAATTGGCCAATTTCATGTGA
- the LOC105838497 gene encoding ATP-dependent DNA helicase DDX11, translating into MEPPEEFLFPFPAYEIQKRFMKELFGCLESGKLGLFESPTGTGKSLSLICGALRWLIDHEERRKQELTSAIAEIDNKLKSCEKPSDNWFTVQTEQIELNAKKQPLQAKLNALLEYEREREKLKKIVESKKAAQTKVVGKMRQQLPKKTPESNKTEVNSNVCDDICDNIEKDLILEDVLSNSESSEEEGMDEPLFKNTKIFFCSRTHSQLTQFVHELKRSPYSQDVSVVPLSSRQNYCINKNVKRLKHINLINETCLQLQRKKTTVKKEKDLKRSKTASSCPFIPGDQKLLMAEVLTNIQDIEEITQKGQESNTCPYYGSRKSVQNGQLILVPYNSILHKNTRTSLGIDLKGNILIIDEAHNLLEAIEGMHSSLITGRNLLHCYSQLSQYQKRFESLFSAKSVMYLGQLSFCLKKLLTLFGATTKSYPNDEIDKTVAPRLYKVEEFEVLTEIDTVNIFKLLEFIKTSKLIHKLQGFVEQYGSNINITEQKTKKCGITEFLYSIKNSDIPSQETTSVTDAPSNNEEQIRNPLMAILSFLECLKSSCADGRICILPGTTVGQGIIKFLLLNPAAHFHDIVRDARSVVLAGGTMEPMSEFIDQLFLMAGAMPDRIMTFSCDHVIPKENIISNVVMRGPTGVEFEFNFHNRQDTRLLDELGRALLNLCNVVPAGIVVFFPSYNYEDTVFKHLDKSGVIAKISAKKRIYREPKLASQVNAILDQYAHSVRNPQSLCNGALLFSVVGGKLSEGLNFSDDLGRCVIVVGLPYPNIKSPELQEKMKYLNEHIKPDAGSSFYENSCMKAVNQCIGRSVRHINDYSTVVLLDKRFCHKVKVLPQWIQRSVTINDSFGSVVGNIAKFFAAKRNKKS; encoded by the exons ATGGAACCTCCGgaggaatttttatttcccTTCCCGGCGTACGAAATCCAGAAGCGATTTATGAAAGAACTTTTTGGTTGCTTGGAGAGTGGCAAACTGGGTCTCTTTGAGAGTCCCACTGGCACTGGAAAGTCTCTGTCCCTGATTTGTGGTGCACTCAGATGGTTGATCGATCACGAGGAACGGAGAAAGCAAGAGTTGACCTCTGCAATTGCAGAGATAGATAACAAACTCAAGAGCTGTGAGAAACCATCAGATAACTGGTTTACAGTACAAACGGAGCAGATAGAACTCAATGCTAAGAAACAGCCATTGCAAGCCAAGTTGAACGCACTCCTTgagtatgagagagaaagagagaagctTAAGAAGATAGTTGAATCAAAGAAAGCTGCCCAAACAAAAGTGGTTGGAAAAATGAGACAGCAACTTCCCAAAAAAACTCCAGAGTCCAATAAGACGGAAGTGAATTCTAATGTCTGTGATGATATCTGTGACAATATTGAGAAAGATCTTATCTTAGAAGATGTATTATCAAACTCTGAAAGCTCTGAAGAGGAGGGTATGGACGAGCCATTGTTTAAAAACACCAAGATCTTTTTCTGCTCCAGAACACATTCGCAGTTAACACAATTTGTCCATGAATTGAAAAGATCTCCATACTCTCAAGATGTTTCTGTAGTGCCACTCTCGTCAAG GCAAAATTATTGCATCAACAAAAATGTCAAGAGACTGAAGCACATCAATTTGATTAATGAAACCTGCCTTCAActgcaaagaaaaaagaccactgttaagaaagaaaaggatCTAAAGAGATCAAAAACTGCGAGCAGTTGCCCCTTTATACCAGGCGATCAGAAACTGTTGATGGCCGAGGTTTTAACAAACATTCAAGATATTGAGGAAATAACGCAGAAAGGACAAGAAAGTAACACCTGTCCATATTACGGCTCGAGAAAATCTGTGCAAAATGGACAATTAATATTGGTGCCGTACAACTCAATTCTTCATAAAAACACCAGAACCAGTTTAGGGATAGACTTGAAAgggaatatattaataatagacgAAGCTCATAATTTGCTGGAGGCCATTGAAGGGATGCACAGTTCTCTAATTACCGGAAGAAATTTGCTCCACTGTTACAGTCAGCTGTCGCAGTATCAGAAAAG ATTTGAATCTTTGTTTTCTGCTAAAAGTGTGATGTACTTAGGCCAGCTAAGTTTCTGCTTGAAGAAGCTTCTAACTCTTTTCGGAGCGACAACAAAGTCTTATCCCAATGACGAGATCGATAAAACTGTAGCGCCCAGATTGTACAAAGTAGAAGAGTTTGAAGTGCTTACAGAGATCGACACAGTGAACATATTCAAATTACTAGAATTTATCAAAACTTCGAAACTTATTCATAAGTTACAAGGATTTGTCGAGCAGTATGGGAGTAACATAAACATTACTGAAcagaaaacaaagaaatgcGGCATAacggaatttttatattcgattaAAAACAGTGATATACCCTCTCAAGAAACTACTAGCGTTACAGACGCGCCAAGTAACAACGAGGAACAGATAAGAAATCCATTGATGGCGATCTTGAGTTTCTTGGAGTGCTTAAAGAGCAGCTGCGCAGACGGCAGGATATGTATTTTACCTGGCACTACTGTGGGACAagggattataaaatttctactGTTAAACCCAGCAGCACATTTTCATGatatcg TGAGAGATGCCAGATCTGTGGTATTAGCTGGTGGCACAATGGAACCGATGTCCGAATTCATAGATCAGTTGTTCTTAATGGCAGGTGCTATGCCAGACAGAATTATGACATTTTCGTGCGACCATGTAATACCTAAAGAGAACATTATATCTAACGTTGTGATGCGTGGTCCGACTGGAGTTGAAttcgaatttaattttcataatcgCCAAGATACGAGATTG CTGGATGAATTAGGTAGAgctctattaaatttatgtaatgttgTACCTGCTGGAATAGTAGTGTTTTTTCCATCTTATAACTATGAAGACACAGTATTTAAGCATTTAGATAAATCTGGTGTTATAGCCAAAATTTCAGCAAAGAAACGTATCTATCGTGAACCTAAATTAGCATCACag GTTAATGCGATATTAGATCAATATGCACACTCTGTCAGAAATCCACAATCTCTATGTAATGGAGCATTACTATTCAGTGTAGTGG gtGGCAAATTAAGCGAGGGTTTAAATTTCTCTGATGATTTGGGTCGATGTGTTATAGTCGTTGGCTTACCCTATCCCAACATCAAATCACCAGAATTACaggaaaaaatgaaatacttAAACGAACATATT AAACCGGATGCCGGAAGCAGCTTTTACGAAAATTCTTGCATGAAAGCAGTGAATCAATGTATTGGTCGATCCGTTCGTCACATCAATGATTACTCGACAGTAGTATTGTTAGATAAACGTTTTTGTCATAAAGTCAAAGTGCTGCCTCAATGGATTCAACGCTCGGTGACGATCAACGATTCATTTGGGTCTGTAGTTGGTAACATCGCGAAATTTTTCGCtgcgaaaagaaataaaaaatcttaa
- the LOC105838498 gene encoding uncharacterized protein LOC105838498, with translation MKELVTNQPTMGYNSSFVTNNNKDAGTSSITGDNNSRRYAMFSTEWISAIGEELGMHPLPDPLLQRLAEDASYRLREVIHKCVTRLRHSKRKRLTSMDVNTVITSLCDGDPVFGASESMPEYHTEAKVYVPSESVVNLTNQLNDPLNLTQTNVPFLQESEICDMKLIEARHNYAKRALKTLFNGSQKTFQVLLNDCATNVHLGDEGVIDKLMSIARSMVISNNAQYTRVSTRTCQLIIAIASNSEAVYPYHLISVDKLTELLLELLLGQSFIHPNLEVLFKECALKLMLRWPSIADKYIPTLQNVLLKSETESMDLYKKRIMAVELLASIQPLIFFQHEASHTLSIQNVLYYYASCGSIIWQRMALAVCALVKSQSPSLDLAPLIEHYGDSLLPYLPANHDDNAKERRDRKIGTLPIIIKGRMKYIKVRLNNRMLWDRQTAFPDSTLRGSRKEITFAFAGSRPVPHNNLRRIRLRANYQVLKSDFHATLALVASRRLLVIKDKKKGPYNFYNLANVCL, from the exons ATGAAAGAGTTGGTGACAAATCAACCTACTATGGGATACAATAGTTCATTTGTCACCAATAACAACAAAGATGCAGGTACCAGCAGTATCACAGGTGACAACAACTCAAGGAGATACGCCATGTTCAGCACTGAATGGATCTCTGCCATCGGCGAGGAGCTGGGCATGCATCCATTGCCAGATCCTCTCTTACAAAGATTAGCCGAAGATGCTTCCTATCGTTTGAGAGAAGTTATACAT aaatgtgTTACAAGACTGAGACACAGTAAGAGAAAACGCTTGACGTCTATGGACGTAAACACTGTAATCACCAGCTTATGCGATGGCGATCCAGTTTTTGGTGCATCAGAATCTATGCCGGAGTATCATACGGAGGCGAAGGTATATGTGCCTAGCGAATCTGTCGTTAATCTCACCAATCAGTTAAATGATCCATTGAATTTGACGCAAACTAATGTGCCGTTTCTACAAg aatcgGAGATATGTGATATGAAGCTTATAGAAGCACGTCATAATTATGCCAAACGTGCATTGAAAACTTTATTCAATGGTTCACAGAAAACTTTTCAG GTTTTACTTAATGACTGTGCCACTAATGTGCACTTAGGTGATGAGGGTGTTATCGACAAGTTGATGTCTATTGCTAGGTCTATGGTAATCTCGAATAACGCACAATATACGCGTGTTTCCACGCGGACGTGTCAACTCATAATTGCCATTGCTAGTAACAGCGAAGCTGTCTATCCATATCATCTAATCTCG GTGGATAAACTAACGGAATTATTGCTGGAATTGTTGCTGGGCCAGAGTTTCATACATCCAAATTTAGAGGTGCTTTTCAAAGAGTGCGCGCTTAAATTGATGCTTCGCTGGCCGTCGATTGCCgacaa GTATATACCAACATTGCAGAATGTCCTTTTAAAAAGCGAAACAGAAAGCATGGATCTCTACAAAAAAAGGATAATGGCAGTGGAATTGTTAGCGAGTATTCAGCCTCTTATATTTTTCCAACACGAAGCCTCACATACACTttcaatacaaaatgttttgtattattatgcTTCATGTGGCTCGATTATTTGGCAGCGAATGGCT TTAGCCGTTTGTGCCCTCGTAAAATCGCAGAGTCCTTCTTTAGATCTCGCCCCCTTGATTGAGCATTACGGAGATTCATTATTACCTTATTTACCTGCTAATCACGATGACAATgcgaaagagaggagagatagAAAAATTGGTACACTTCCTATCATTATCAAAGGGAGGATGAAGTACATTAAAGTTAGGCTTAACAACAGAATGCTATGGGATCGACAAACGGCGTTTCCGGATTCGACTCTAAGAGGATCAAGGAAGGAGATAAC ATTTGCGTTCGCTGGTAGTCGTCCAGTTCCACACAATAATTTAAGACGTATCCGATTAAGAGCTAATTATCAAGTTTTAAAGAGCGACTTTCACGCCACTCTCGCTCTAGTCGCATCACGCAGATTACTTgtgattaaagataaaaagaaaggtccctacaatttttataatctggCAAATGTTTGTTTGTAA
- the LOC105837459 gene encoding unconventional myosin-XIX has translation MACCFVQRISDACRLISAFTIAPTENNQVSSRHVQLVWLEYKTDSICGATISSYLLERDRVTKGCNNFQIFNQMMTTIDHVEFADTGLSKNTRYSLLSDWNNLKTWEFCDGFRETKRAMDTLGLTKSQKRDIFLVLSMIIHMGNIRFVQDDDYCRIDTDDQQSREALENTCRLACVKKEDLAELLTSTLINPHSLWRRHSTYRRNLNTSDACRYRLHSIIRHLYDLLFQWLINYINEILTARLYSEQLGILDSFGFECFNSNGIEQLCINYVNERLQQYFVEKHLVSYRNELEKEGLIDNQELSEITRSYGDRINTIEKYLFTTLNDMCLSAIPSNLSTLVHQVRAKICPATKRFLNVSNENFIVQHYSGIVKYTTYDLLSKNTDKIPDEIIITFSVSENNFLYSLINKSKPRDDRKAKKPTMLSKLQCNVDLLIEELNKCDVHYVRCIKPQRLNSHEWDREELRRQLINTGIFEALPLARVKYPIQFVYKDFLKRYGRRHIETYNLHIACKKILESFRRTLDDDNSSVYYGKRLIFIRESMFLRLESARKRYRAECVKKIESFWIKYRSHTQYSDKNVSNEIHAIFNTSESIEKSESETKNVMFAERTLDAGNHQLQENVKKNTVNDTQTIVKREQSQFEKSLLEYESIIPVQDIPRYLLSGKHVVTTIVRKTAYILNWLDGVKRTENSGNCTPSILKQLREDYSDQSDNINYINNCGIQSCDASRKFLVKNNNTNDKYLNNKFCMRNRRENNPGHYNEKEDMYIIQYDTVTLFYKNGILSRCHPPKLPIRIHTRPTSLNNSHYSVHTELPQGLQDCL, from the exons ATGGCTTGTTGTTTCGTGCAAAGGATCTCGGACGCTTGCCGTTTGATATCAGCCTTCACAATCGCGCCCACCGAGAACAACCAAGTCAGCTCGAGGCATGTGCAACTCGTGTGGCTCGAATACAAGACGGATAGTATATGCGGCGCAACGATATCCTCCTATCTCTTGGAAAGGGACAGAGTCACGAAGGGCTgcaacaattttcaaatttttaatcag ATGATGACCACGATAGATCACGTAGAGTTCGCGGATACCGGGCTGTCGAAAAACACGCGATACTCCTTATTGAGCGACTggaacaatttaaaaacatgGGAGTTCTGCGACGGCTTTCGCGAGACCAAAAGAGCGATGGACACGCTGGGACTTACAAAGAGTCAGAAAAGGGACATCTTCCTCGTTCTCTCCATGATTATACACATGGGAAACATACGATTCGTCCAGGACGACGATTATTGCAGGATCGATACTGACGATCAAC AATCTAGAGAAGCCCTGGAGAATACGTGCCGACTGGCTTGCGTCAAGAAAGAGGACCTTGCCGAGTTGCTCACGTCCACCTTGATAAATCCTCACAGCCTTTGGCGCCGGCACTCCACTTATCGACGTAATCTCAACACGAGCGATGCCTGTCGCTACCGATTGCACAGCATCATCCGTCACTTGTACGATCTTCTCTTCCAATGgctaattaattacataaacgAGATCTTGACCGCCCGTCTATACAGCGAACAATTGG GAATATTGGATAGCTTCGGTTTCGAGTGCTTTAATTCAAACGGCATCGAGCAACTTTGCATTAATTATGTCAACGAGAGATTACAACAATACTTCGTGGAAAAGCATTTGGTGTCCTATCGAAACGAGCTGGAAAAGGAGGGCCTGATCGATAATCAGGAACTGTCAGAAATCACACGGTCATACGGAGACCGCATAAACACGATCGAGAAATATCTGTTCACTACTCTAAACGAC ATGTGTTTATCGGCAATTCCGAGCAATTTGTCCACGTTAGTACATCAGGTGCGTGCTAAGATTTGTCCCGCGACGAAGCGATTTTTGAACGTGTCGAATGAAAATTTCATCGTGCAGCATTACAGCGGTATCGTGAAATATACCACTTATGATCTACTTTCCAAAAATACCGACAAG ATTCCGgacgaaataattataacgttCAGCGTAAGTGAGAACAATTTTCTGTACtccttaattaataaaagtaagcCGCGTGACGATAGAAAAGCGAAGAAGCCTACGATGCTTTCGAAACTGCAATGCAACGTGGACCTGCTGATAGAGGAGTTAAACAAATGCGACGTGCATTACGTTCGCTGCATTAAGCCACA GCGACTTAATAGCCACGAGTGGGACCGAGAAGAGCTTCGCAGGCAGCTAATTAATACGGGGATTTTTGAGGCTTTGCCGTTAGCCAGAGTTAAATATCCGATCCAGTTCGTTTACAAAGATTTCTTGAAACGCTACGGTAGAAGACATATAG AAACGTACAATTTACATATcgcttgtaaaaaaatattagagtcATTCCGCCGAACATTAGATGATGACAACTCATCAGTGTATTATGGGAAACGTTTGATTTTCATAAGAGAATCCATGTTCTTGCGATTAGAGTCTGCGAGGAAGCGATATCGTGCTGAATGTGTCAAGAAGATAGAATCTTTTTGGATAAAATACA GAAGTCATACGCAATATTCGGATAAAAATGTATCCAATGAGATTCATGCAATCTTTAATACTAGTGAGTCGATTGAGAAATCCGAATCGGAAACAAAGAATGTCATGTTTGCAGAAAGAACCTTAGATGCAGGAAATCATCAATtgcaagaaaatgtaaaaaaaaataccgtcAATGATACTCAAACGATCGTTAAACGCGAGCAGTCTCAATTCGAAAAATCCTTGTTAGAATATGAAAGCATTATACCAGTACAAGATATTCCAAGATATTTACTATCTGGAAAACATGTAGTAACAACAATAGTGAGAAAAACTGCATACATATTGAATTGGCTGGACGGTGTGAAAAGAACGGAAAATTCAGGAAATTGTACACCCTCGATATTGAAACAGTTGCGAGAAGATTACAGTGACCAGTCagacaatattaattacatcaaTAATTGTGGCATTCAGTCATGTGATGCGTCACGCAAGTTTTTggttaagaataataatactaacgataaatacttaaataataagttttgtaTGCGAAATAGACGTGAGAATAACCCTGGACATTATAACGAA aaagaagatatgtatattatacaatacgACACTGTTACactattttacaaaaatggaattttGAGCCGATGTCATCCACCAAAg CTACCAATTAGAATACACACTCGTCCCACGTCCCTAAACAACTCACATTATTCGGTACACACGGAGCTACCGCAGGGTCTACAGGATTgtctttag
- the LOC114255351 gene encoding uncharacterized protein LOC114255351, protein MNDVLHKFYGGLRLPCRRRRVCAFLFIHIFLTQNVPLRTFIVQSETILTVVDYLLERLERGQIYTWVGSLLLAINPSGEIATGNIYDLPRAREYDSICDETYKEASPHIFAVAARAHYRIVQGLGKPRQVNFNDPEDSLRNLFLTAESSLPVFLLHRVRAQVPRLNQVDFLHFSLHSLNI, encoded by the exons ATGAACGACGTTCTCCACAAGTTCTATGGCGGCCTTAGGT TGCCGTGCCGCAGGAGAAGAGTATGcgcatttctttttatacatatatttctaacGCAAAACGTGCCGTTAAGAACGTTCATTGTTCAATCAGAAACGATTCTAACAGTCGTAGACTATCTTCTGGAGCGTTTGGAGCGCGGCCAGATTTACACGTGGGTTGGTTCCCTCCTCCTGGCGATCAATCCTAGCGGCGAGATCGCCACCGGGAATATTTACGATCTTCCGCGAGCTCGCGAGTACGACAGTATATGCGATGAAACCTACAAGGAAGCGTCGCCTCACATATTCGCCGTGGCTGCTCGGGCGCACTACAGGATTGTTCAGGGTCTCGGGAAACCCCGCCAGGTAAATTTCAACGATCCGGAAGATTCTCTCCGCAATCTTTTTTTGACCGCCGAAtcgtctctccctgtcttCCTTCTTCATCGGGTACGAGCCCAAGTACCAAGACTCAACCAGGTTGATTTTCTTCATTTCTCCCTGCAttcgttaaatatataa